The following proteins are co-located in the Argopecten irradians isolate NY chromosome 9, Ai_NY, whole genome shotgun sequence genome:
- the LOC138330572 gene encoding uncharacterized protein has product MAAEEEMYEKSWILRHIMDRWVGSKEIVAARRKLTLVRELVENSETKSQLNSFATGSMGEGFLMEGSDHDVMFTYKHVIVLCPDHEMTSSPDIKNILMVRDAKSRPGYVTLELDVRSQAYHPNLIRSMVPVGDRYFISSEMFQALNIDRCRRDYQLNVEAHGPAANILHENSKVDFDFVTCFKSPDWPKEANEWISRPRLHGWPDPALRNEIVHEGCQLVPMGDKTSADTFLQWRISFVTSERKLIFSLNHIQFLVYGLLKYVLKQISETMEQLVGQTDILTSYIIKTVIFYAVESTPNLLWQEKHIFYCFMWCLSILIAWVKAGFCPNYFISENNMFLGKVHGENQQQLLRFLIDLHNKKWGCLSVGTFMQPSLGQVVNEIRALGSPDIRLPPPASLERKLDATVFNELALIYCPPDAVPVMLKLLLESKSDIDEFLAYTTATEGLSNAALETFGDHKDFRGNKDKIQNFKEMQEPAFTTC; this is encoded by the coding sequence ATGGCTGCAGAGGAGGAGATGTATGAGAAATCATGGATTCTTCGTCACATCATGGATAGATGGGTAGGTAGTAAGGAAATAGTGGCTGCCCGAAGAAAACTTACACTTGTAAGAGAACTCGTTGAAAACTCGGAGACAAAAAGTCAGCTTAATTCGTTTGCCACGGGAAGTATGGGTGAGGGATTCCTTATGGAAGGTTCAGACCACGACGTTATGTTTACCTACAAACATGTGATCGTTTTGTGCCCCGATCATGAAATGACATCTAGTCCAGATATCAAAAACATATTGATGGTAAGAGATGCTAAAAGCAGGCCAGGCTATGTTACTTTAGAATTGGATGTTCGCTCCCAGGCATATCATCCGAACCTAATAAGATCCATGGTTCCTGTTGGAGATCGCTACTTTATTTCAAGTGAAATGTTTCAAGCACTGAATATTGATAGGTGCAGACGTGATTATCAGTTAAACGTTGAGGCACATGGACCAGCTGCAAATATACTGCATGAAAACAGTAAGgttgattttgattttgtaaCCTGTTTCAAAAGCCCTGATTGGCCAAAAGAAGCAAATGAATGGATAAGTCGACCCCGCCTCCATGGGTGGCCAGATCCAGCATTGAGGAATGAGATAGTTCATGAAGGCTGTCAGCTTGTCCCCATGGGAGATAAAACGTCCGCTGACACATTCCTACAATGGAGAATTTCATTCGTTACTTCGGAAAGaaaacttattttttctctcaatCATATTCAATTCTTAGTATATGGACTTTTAAAGTACGTTCTCAAACAGATATCCGAAACAATGGAACAATTGGTAGGACAAACAGATATTCTGACATCTTATATTATTAAAACCGTGATATTTTACGCAGTGGAAAGCACGCCAAATTTATTATGGCAGGAAAAACATATCTTCTACTGTTTCATGTGGTGCTTAAGTATCCTAATAGCCTGGGTTAAAGCTGGATTTTGTCCGAATTACTTCATCAGCGAAAACAACATGTTTCTTGGCAAAGTTCATGGTGAAAATCAACAACAACTGCTTCGTTTTCTCATTGACCTCCATAACAAGAAATGGGGATGTTTGTCAGTTGGAACATTCATGCAGCCATCATTAGGACAAGTTGTTAATGAAATAAGGGCGTTGGGATCACCAGATATTCGACTACCTCCGCCAGCATCGTTAGAACGTAAACTTGATGCAACTGTTTTCAATGAACTGGCGTTGATTTATTGTCCCCCAGATGCTGTCCCGGTAATGTTGAAGCTCCTATTGGAGTCTAAGTCGGATATAGATGAGTTCTTAGCTTATACCACTGCAACAGAGGGACTTTCAAATGCTGCACTGGAAACATTTGGGGATCATAAAGACTttagaggaaataaagataaaatacaaaactttaaGGAAATGCAGGAACCAGCTTTTACCACTTGCTGA